One genomic segment of Thunnus albacares chromosome 18, fThuAlb1.1, whole genome shotgun sequence includes these proteins:
- the mtfp1 gene encoding mitochondrial fission process protein 1 → MDPTEEKTSKTVDIYRDTWVRFLGYANEVGEAFRALVPVSFVWGSYAVATAYVTADAVDKGKKAAVAHGDNPGKTTRVAVAVVDTFVWQALASVIIPGFTINRVCAGSLYLLGRTTRWPLPVRKWTTTAIGLSTIPFIITPIDRSVDFLLDSSLRKVYNEEEKHK, encoded by the exons ATGGATCCCACTGAAGAAAAAACGAGCAAAACAGTCGACATTTACCGCGATACATGGGTCCGCTTCCTAG GCTATGCAAATGAGGTTGGGGAGGCTTTCCGTGCCCTGGTGCCAGTGAGCTTCGTATGGGGCAGCTATGCTGTGGCCACTGCTTACGTCACTGCTGATGCTGTGGACAAAGGGAAGAAAGCAGCTGTG GCACATGGGGACAACCCAGGTAAGACAACCCGGGTAGCAGTGGCAGTGGTGGACACGTTCGTGTGGCAGGCCCTCGCGTCTGTGATCATCCCGGGCTTCACCATCAACCGTGTGTGTGCTGGGTCACTCTACCTGCTGGGCAGAACCACCAGGTGGCCCCTACCCGTCCGCAAGTGGACCACCACAGCTATCGGCCTCTCCACCATCCCCTTCATCATTACTCCTATAGACAG GTCAGTGGATTTCCTGCTGGACTCGAGCCTGCGGAAGGTCTACAATGAGGAAGAGAAGCACAAATAA